The following proteins are co-located in the Oceanispirochaeta sp. M1 genome:
- a CDS encoding FKBP-type peptidyl-prolyl cis-trans isomerase, translating to MKHKILWILMILCLASPLLLSAEEKELPPGLYARFSTRKGDLLFLLNYERLPRTVSNFVALAEGKMETDPSGPYYTGQKFFHEIKGYALFLGDPEGSGDGGVDYTIPRERGALLSTGTPGSLVMVSQSGEDHGSQLMLMISGDPFLNRKYTAFGQLQSGQKTLMKLKRGDTVNSVSIIRVGSKAQAFRPDAESVNEMIGKARLEQRELFAEEQPEVAAVLEEMGDNIQQSETGIFYKITNYGEGGKPRPGSTVRMHYSGRLLDGQEFDSSYRRGEPFQFTIGVDGVIPGWVETAISMQSGEKRTIVLPPELAYGKNGYGPIPPDAWLVFDIELVDFQ from the coding sequence ATGAAGCATAAAATCCTTTGGATTCTGATGATCCTATGTCTTGCAAGCCCTCTACTGCTGTCTGCAGAAGAGAAGGAACTTCCACCGGGACTCTACGCCCGCTTTTCAACCAGAAAGGGAGACCTCCTTTTTCTGCTGAACTATGAGCGTCTGCCCAGGACTGTATCCAACTTTGTTGCACTGGCTGAAGGAAAAATGGAAACTGATCCTTCAGGTCCCTACTATACCGGCCAGAAATTCTTTCATGAAATAAAAGGCTATGCCCTTTTTCTGGGAGATCCCGAAGGAAGCGGTGACGGCGGTGTGGATTATACGATCCCCCGGGAGAGAGGAGCTCTCCTTTCAACCGGAACACCAGGCTCACTTGTTATGGTATCTCAGAGTGGAGAAGATCACGGAAGCCAGCTGATGCTGATGATCTCGGGAGATCCCTTTCTTAACAGAAAGTATACAGCCTTCGGTCAGCTCCAGTCAGGACAGAAGACTCTGATGAAGCTGAAAAGAGGAGACACAGTCAACTCAGTCAGCATCATAAGGGTCGGCAGCAAGGCTCAGGCCTTTCGTCCCGATGCAGAATCAGTCAATGAGATGATTGGCAAAGCCCGTTTAGAACAGAGAGAGCTATTTGCCGAAGAGCAGCCGGAAGTGGCAGCAGTCCTTGAAGAAATGGGTGATAACATACAGCAGTCTGAAACAGGAATCTTTTATAAGATTACAAACTACGGAGAGGGTGGAAAGCCCCGTCCCGGAAGTACTGTTCGTATGCATTATTCAGGTCGTCTCCTGGACGGCCAGGAATTCGACAGTTCCTACCGCAGGGGTGAACCTTTTCAGTTCACCATCGGTGTGGACGGTGTCATTCCAGGGTGGGTTGAGACTGCCATCAGTATGCAGAGCGGAGAGAAAAGAACAATCGTTCTCCCCCCCGAACTTGCATATGGAAAGAACGGCTACGGTCCCATCCCCCCGGATGCATGGCTTGTTTTTGATATAGAACTGGTTGACTTTCAGTAG
- the radA gene encoding DNA repair protein RadA, whose product MAKSKNKTVFCCSSCGHEEPKWLGRCPGCGEWNSFKERSLPSAPISPSGFSAPASVPSSLKSIKIENKERRSTGIPEADQVLGGGLVEGSAILLGGEPGIGKSTLMLQIAMMAAQDNEVLYISGEESPGQIKLRADRLGIDSDNLIIYCESRIEEILETLEKRKPGMVIIDSIQTVQSPSQGIVPGTVNQLKYGCFELINWVRSRNSVLFLIAHVTKEGSIAGPKVIEHMVDTVLYFDHSGNELRILRSTKNRFGSVDEIGLFNMSSKGLEQVSHPEGLFLENRDGELPAGISVAPVFEGSRVLLVEIQSLTVPAKGAISRIFSDRVESSRISRVAAIMEKHLGIKFSDQDIYINVAGGMKIAEIGMELPLALAIYSARTGIKLPSDLIALGEMSLTGEIRPVPHLRRRLKAAEEMGFKRILISGKSKETRDWKGKSPIIARDIKEAIRLVFSAPQ is encoded by the coding sequence ATGGCAAAATCAAAAAACAAGACCGTTTTCTGCTGTTCCTCCTGCGGCCATGAAGAGCCTAAATGGCTCGGCCGCTGCCCCGGATGCGGGGAGTGGAACAGCTTTAAAGAAAGATCCCTTCCCTCAGCACCAATTTCTCCCTCCGGTTTTTCAGCGCCTGCTTCCGTGCCCAGCAGTCTGAAGAGCATAAAAATTGAAAATAAAGAACGACGCAGTACCGGAATTCCTGAAGCCGACCAGGTTCTCGGAGGTGGTCTTGTAGAAGGTTCAGCCATTCTTCTCGGCGGAGAACCGGGAATAGGAAAATCTACTCTTATGCTGCAGATAGCCATGATGGCGGCTCAGGATAATGAGGTTCTCTACATCTCAGGTGAGGAATCCCCGGGACAGATAAAGTTAAGAGCCGACAGACTGGGAATAGATTCAGATAATCTCATTATTTACTGTGAATCAAGGATTGAGGAGATTCTGGAGACTCTGGAAAAGAGAAAACCCGGAATGGTTATCATAGATTCCATACAGACCGTTCAGTCCCCATCCCAGGGCATTGTCCCCGGGACAGTTAACCAGCTTAAGTATGGATGCTTTGAGCTGATTAACTGGGTCCGCAGCAGAAACTCAGTCCTTTTTCTTATAGCACATGTAACCAAGGAGGGCTCAATAGCAGGCCCCAAGGTCATAGAGCATATGGTGGATACCGTTCTCTATTTTGACCACTCAGGCAACGAACTGCGTATACTGAGGTCCACTAAAAACCGTTTTGGATCTGTGGATGAAATTGGATTGTTCAATATGAGCTCCAAAGGACTGGAACAGGTCAGCCATCCGGAAGGTCTGTTTCTGGAAAACCGGGACGGTGAACTCCCCGCAGGAATCTCGGTTGCTCCGGTATTTGAAGGTTCACGGGTTCTACTTGTAGAAATCCAGTCTCTTACAGTACCCGCAAAGGGTGCTATATCCAGAATATTTTCAGACAGGGTGGAGAGCAGCAGAATCTCAAGGGTTGCCGCCATAATGGAAAAACATCTGGGGATCAAATTCTCCGATCAGGATATCTATATTAATGTGGCAGGAGGCATGAAAATTGCCGAAATCGGGATGGAACTCCCTCTGGCACTGGCAATTTATTCAGCACGTACAGGAATAAAGCTCCCCTCGGATCTGATTGCCCTTGGTGAAATGAGCCTTACCGGTGAGATCCGTCCTGTTCCCCATCTGCGCCGGCGCCTCAAAGCAGCCGAAGAGATGGGATTCAAACGTATTCTGATATCAGGAAAATCCAAGGAGACCCGGGATTGGAAGGGGAAAAGCCCTATCATCGCCCGGGATATTAAAGAGGCTATCCGCCTTGTTTTCTCAGCCCCCCAGTAG
- a CDS encoding TraB/GumN family protein, whose amino-acid sequence MSENFTVENESDTVSRIRMGEREILILGTAHVSLDSVDEVTNTIREELPDRICVEIDAGRYQSLSKDEKWQQMDLTKVFKEKKGFLLLANLVMTSFQRKVGNNTGIKPGEDMKMAVEVAKELSIPFSFSDRPVQMTLQRAWAKSSLWNKMKLLASLISSVFANEKVDAQEVESLKEKGALEDMMNELSDYLPSVKEVLIDERDQYLASNIFEAPGNKVIAVVGAGHMNGIVRWIEDLHNGNKKVDLKEISTLPPRSMGSKMIPWIIPALILAIVVTGFVTSGVDVGLRMLLVWVLANGTLAALGAILALAHPLTVLCSFLAAPITSMNPTIGVGMVSGIMEYFFRKPRVHDMETLQDDVTTLKGWYRNRISRILLVFFFSSLGSSIGTFYALPRISMLLGG is encoded by the coding sequence ATGAGTGAAAATTTTACTGTAGAGAATGAAAGCGATACGGTAAGCCGTATCAGAATGGGAGAACGGGAGATCCTGATCCTTGGTACTGCCCATGTTTCTCTAGACAGTGTAGATGAAGTTACCAATACAATCCGTGAGGAACTCCCTGACAGGATCTGTGTCGAAATAGATGCCGGACGTTATCAGTCTCTCTCCAAGGATGAGAAGTGGCAGCAGATGGATCTGACTAAAGTATTCAAAGAGAAGAAGGGATTTCTTCTTCTTGCCAATCTTGTGATGACCTCCTTTCAGAGAAAGGTCGGGAACAATACGGGAATTAAACCCGGTGAAGATATGAAGATGGCCGTTGAAGTAGCCAAAGAACTCTCCATTCCCTTTTCATTCAGTGACCGTCCTGTACAGATGACACTGCAGAGAGCCTGGGCAAAGAGTAGTTTATGGAACAAGATGAAACTTCTGGCTTCACTGATCAGCTCTGTTTTTGCCAACGAAAAAGTTGATGCCCAGGAGGTCGAATCCCTTAAGGAAAAGGGAGCTCTTGAGGATATGATGAATGAACTCTCCGATTATCTGCCCTCTGTCAAAGAGGTTCTTATTGATGAGCGGGATCAGTATCTGGCAAGCAATATTTTTGAAGCTCCCGGAAACAAGGTTATTGCCGTTGTGGGTGCGGGACATATGAATGGAATCGTCCGCTGGATTGAGGATCTGCATAATGGAAACAAGAAAGTGGATCTGAAAGAGATCTCTACTCTTCCTCCCAGAAGTATGGGCAGTAAGATGATCCCCTGGATCATTCCGGCTCTTATTCTGGCCATTGTGGTTACCGGTTTTGTTACATCAGGTGTGGACGTTGGATTGAGAATGCTTCTGGTCTGGGTTCTGGCTAATGGAACACTGGCGGCTTTAGGAGCTATTCTGGCATTGGCTCATCCTCTGACCGTTCTGTGTTCATTTCTGGCGGCACCTATTACCAGTATGAATCCTACAATCGGAGTGGGAATGGTTTCCGGAATAATGGAATACTTCTTCAGAAAACCAAGAGTACATGATATGGAGACGCTGCAGGATGATGTAACCACCCTTAAAGGATGGTACAGAAACAGAATATCCAGGATTCTGCTGGTATTCTTCTTCTCCTCTCTGGGAAGTTCTATCGGAACTTTCTACGCGCTGCCCCGGATTTCAATGCTACTGGGGGGCTGA
- a CDS encoding peptidylprolyl isomerase, translating into MKQLYSLKNLLLTAVLLITTTMSASAIDTKKLDAGMYALIDTTRGEILISLEFEKTPLTVINFTGLAEGKIDANSKGKYYDGLKFHRVIDDFMVQGGDPTGTGSGGPGYNFPDEIDNSLQFDGPGILAMANSGPGTNGSQFFITHVETAWLQGKHTIFGHVVEGMNVVNSIKQNDKIKTVEIIRIGKAAEAFKNDQKAFDAALEDLSGDEIRRNEEAQKVMIDEINKKWPDAEVSDSGIRYIIEKEGSGPKPSKGTNVKVHYTGMFLDGRTFDSSVDRGTPFEFPAGGGRVIAGWDETLLDMKKGEKRTIILPPELAYGSRGAGGVIPPDAWLVFEVELLDF; encoded by the coding sequence ATGAAGCAGCTCTACTCTCTTAAGAATCTACTGCTGACAGCTGTGCTGCTCATAACAACAACTATGAGTGCAAGTGCAATTGATACGAAAAAACTCGATGCCGGTATGTATGCCCTAATCGATACCACCAGAGGTGAAATACTGATAAGTCTTGAGTTTGAAAAAACTCCTCTGACAGTTATCAACTTCACAGGTCTGGCAGAAGGAAAGATCGATGCTAACAGTAAGGGTAAATACTACGATGGTCTAAAATTCCACAGAGTCATCGACGACTTTATGGTACAGGGTGGAGACCCCACCGGTACAGGTTCCGGCGGCCCGGGATATAACTTTCCCGATGAAATTGACAACAGCCTTCAGTTTGACGGCCCAGGTATACTGGCCATGGCCAATTCCGGACCGGGAACAAATGGTAGTCAATTTTTCATCACCCATGTTGAAACTGCATGGCTTCAGGGAAAACACACTATTTTTGGACATGTTGTTGAAGGAATGAACGTCGTAAACAGCATCAAACAGAATGATAAAATCAAGACTGTTGAAATTATCCGCATCGGTAAGGCTGCTGAAGCTTTCAAGAATGACCAGAAAGCCTTTGATGCCGCCCTGGAAGATCTGTCGGGTGATGAAATCAGACGCAATGAGGAGGCTCAAAAAGTCATGATAGATGAAATTAACAAAAAATGGCCTGATGCCGAGGTTTCTGATTCAGGAATCCGCTATATAATTGAAAAAGAAGGTTCCGGACCAAAACCTTCCAAAGGTACAAACGTAAAAGTTCATTACACCGGAATGTTTCTTGACGGACGCACATTCGACAGCTCTGTTGACAGAGGAACTCCTTTTGAGTTCCCTGCAGGCGGCGGACGTGTTATTGCCGGTTGGGATGAAACTCTTCTGGATATGAAAAAGGGAGAAAAAAGAACTATTATTCTTCCTCCCGAACTTGCCTACGGAAGCAGAGGAGCCGGTGGTGTTATTCCTCCTGATGCATGGCTCGTATTTGAGGTTGAACTCCTCGATTTCTAA
- a CDS encoding sensor histidine kinase, giving the protein MSQSLVEYAISESKTLTVKTTSYLSRERNYIDRVLKQYLKEIEKPFLVNQVAYCLHELAGNANRANAKRVYFDEKGLDIHCPQDYQAGLSTFRAETFSQISEFHAKQKAAGLYIKIDFQLQGETLRIRVRNNTTLTDEEKDRIHQKFETMKNFSSIPEAYSVLEDYSEGAGLGLVMIMQLLDNLGFGSEALNVDTNGKETIATLFLNAGDDEDTA; this is encoded by the coding sequence ATGAGCCAGTCTTTAGTTGAGTACGCCATCAGTGAGTCCAAGACCCTGACAGTAAAAACAACTTCATACCTCTCCCGTGAACGGAACTATATTGACCGTGTGCTTAAGCAGTATCTTAAGGAAATAGAAAAACCATTCCTTGTAAATCAGGTGGCATACTGCCTTCATGAACTGGCGGGAAATGCAAATAGAGCCAATGCTAAACGGGTCTATTTTGACGAGAAAGGTCTGGATATCCATTGTCCACAGGACTATCAGGCTGGTCTCTCTACCTTCAGAGCCGAAACCTTCAGTCAGATCAGTGAGTTTCATGCGAAACAGAAGGCTGCAGGCCTGTATATAAAAATTGACTTTCAGCTTCAGGGAGAGACTCTGAGAATCAGAGTCAGAAACAATACAACCCTCACGGATGAAGAGAAAGATCGTATCCACCAGAAATTCGAAACCATGAAAAATTTCAGCTCCATCCCCGAGGCATACAGTGTTCTGGAAGATTACAGCGAAGGTGCTGGTCTCGGTCTGGTCATGATAATGCAGCTTCTGGACAATCTGGGTTTCGGTTCCGAAGCACTCAATGTAGATACAAACGGAAAAGAGACCATCGCGACACTCTTCCTCAATGCGGGAGATGACGAAGACACAGCCTGA
- the pheT gene encoding phenylalanine--tRNA ligase subunit beta, producing MYISIDWIKDFVALPDMDPEKLAERFTMATCEVEEVLTTGELLDRVRIVEITEIEDHPDSDHLHLVKFTDGKEERQVVCGAPNVEVGKKVPFAPLGTTFAGGFTLTPKKIRGIMSEGMLCSETELEIGTDDSGLKIFESDAPLGQTVGDYVGQKKDILLDIDNKSITHRPDLWGHYGMAREFAAVFGNPLKTPFDSDWEKKVRSWMSDEKAPVSITVDPDSANLGFTGISMDNIEIKPSPQWMQDRLNACGMRPINNIVDISNYTMLELGIPNHIFDRDSIRGGQIIVRRAGDDKEFVTLDEVKRELIPTDTMVCDAVAPSGIAGIMGGLDSSIADTTTRIFLEAANWRDAEVRRTATRLGLRTDALQRYEKSLDSQLLERTLLRLIELVKESCPEAVVKGQIVIDNMPEYTPLLIKISAERIRGVLGKEVATDEIVRILEALDFVVKKNDEDLSVTVPSYRSTKDIECDADIIEEIGRVIGYDNITPVAPLNEVSAVRLSEAKVMSRKILDFMVNRAGALEVMTYPMVGEKLLDQAYWPVKNESLVLANAMSPESDRMRPSLIPSLLSAAALNQKTYSSFRFFELGRSFQEDPKNFSTERYQLGVVYFDKKNSPFLDLADSMEELMNSLNIPFRMVPGTNDKNPLYPEGWEGIHPYESMDIQIMGRSRGYIGTVHPLVCRNFKIKGQLVMGVLDITDFQNQRMKDKTRYQPLDRFPSSIFDCTVVADTHTPVEDVVKALQTMKMKELDWVKVVDVFIMSETQKSVTLRSSFKDADKTMSGEFIREAEDKVVKTLESKGYPLKV from the coding sequence ATGTATATTTCAATTGACTGGATAAAAGATTTTGTAGCGCTTCCCGATATGGACCCCGAAAAGCTGGCCGAGCGTTTCACCATGGCCACCTGTGAGGTTGAGGAAGTTCTGACAACAGGAGAACTTCTGGACAGAGTTCGGATTGTAGAGATAACAGAGATTGAGGATCATCCCGATTCCGATCATCTTCATCTTGTAAAATTCACCGACGGAAAAGAGGAGAGGCAGGTCGTCTGCGGAGCTCCCAATGTTGAAGTCGGAAAGAAAGTTCCCTTTGCTCCTCTGGGAACCACATTTGCCGGAGGATTCACCCTTACCCCCAAGAAGATCCGGGGGATAATGTCTGAAGGTATGCTCTGCTCCGAAACCGAACTGGAAATCGGTACAGATGACTCAGGACTGAAGATCTTCGAAAGTGATGCTCCCCTGGGACAGACCGTAGGAGACTATGTCGGGCAGAAGAAAGATATCCTTCTGGATATTGATAATAAGTCTATTACTCACCGCCCTGACCTCTGGGGACATTACGGAATGGCCCGTGAATTTGCCGCTGTGTTCGGCAACCCACTGAAGACTCCCTTTGACTCTGACTGGGAGAAAAAGGTCCGCTCCTGGATGAGTGATGAAAAGGCTCCTGTCAGTATTACGGTTGATCCCGACTCTGCTAACCTGGGATTCACCGGAATCTCAATGGATAATATTGAAATTAAACCCAGTCCGCAGTGGATGCAGGACAGGTTAAATGCCTGTGGAATGAGACCCATCAACAATATCGTAGATATCTCCAACTACACCATGCTGGAGCTGGGAATACCTAATCATATTTTTGACAGAGACAGCATCCGGGGAGGGCAGATTATTGTCCGCCGTGCGGGAGATGATAAAGAGTTTGTAACTCTGGATGAAGTAAAAAGGGAACTGATTCCCACTGATACCATGGTTTGTGATGCGGTCGCTCCTTCAGGGATTGCCGGAATAATGGGAGGCCTGGACAGTAGTATCGCCGATACAACAACAAGGATTTTTCTTGAAGCCGCTAACTGGCGGGATGCTGAAGTCCGCAGGACGGCAACACGCCTCGGTTTGAGAACCGATGCTCTGCAGCGTTATGAAAAGTCTCTGGACTCACAGCTCCTGGAGCGAACTCTTCTCCGTCTTATTGAACTGGTTAAGGAGAGCTGCCCCGAAGCCGTTGTGAAGGGACAGATCGTTATAGATAATATGCCTGAGTATACTCCTCTGCTTATCAAGATCAGTGCCGAGAGAATCCGAGGTGTTCTGGGTAAAGAAGTGGCAACCGATGAGATTGTCCGCATTCTTGAAGCCCTGGATTTCGTTGTTAAGAAAAATGATGAAGATCTCAGTGTAACAGTTCCTTCCTATAGATCCACCAAGGACATCGAATGTGATGCCGACATCATTGAAGAGATCGGCCGGGTTATCGGCTATGATAATATTACTCCTGTGGCACCTCTTAATGAGGTCAGCGCAGTAAGACTCTCAGAAGCTAAAGTGATGTCCAGAAAGATTCTGGATTTTATGGTTAACAGAGCAGGAGCTCTAGAGGTTATGACCTACCCCATGGTGGGTGAGAAGCTTCTTGATCAGGCATACTGGCCTGTGAAAAATGAGTCTCTGGTTCTTGCCAATGCCATGAGTCCCGAATCCGACAGAATGAGACCCTCACTGATTCCCAGCCTGCTTTCTGCAGCTGCACTGAATCAGAAGACTTACAGCTCATTTCGTTTCTTTGAACTGGGACGGTCCTTTCAGGAGGATCCAAAGAATTTTTCCACTGAGCGCTACCAGCTGGGAGTGGTTTACTTTGATAAAAAGAATTCTCCCTTCCTGGATCTTGCCGATTCAATGGAAGAGCTGATGAACTCTCTGAACATTCCTTTCCGTATGGTACCGGGAACCAATGACAAGAATCCTCTCTATCCTGAAGGATGGGAGGGAATTCATCCCTACGAAAGTATGGATATTCAGATCATGGGCCGCTCCCGCGGATATATAGGAACGGTTCATCCCCTGGTATGCCGTAATTTCAAGATCAAGGGACAGCTGGTCATGGGGGTACTGGATATCACAGACTTCCAGAATCAGAGAATGAAAGATAAGACAAGGTATCAGCCTCTGGATCGTTTCCCTTCATCTATCTTTGACTGCACCGTTGTTGCAGATACCCATACTCCTGTAGAGGATGTGGTCAAGGCTCTACAGACAATGAAGATGAAGGAATTGGACTGGGTGAAGGTTGTGGATGTGTTTATCATGTCTGAGACTCAGAAGTCCGTAACCCTGAGATCCTCATTCAAGGATGCTGATAAGACAATGTCCGGAGAGTTTATCCGTGAGGCGGAGGACAAAGTTGTGAAGACTCTGGAATCCAAAGGATATCCTCTGAAGGTCTAG
- a CDS encoding tetratricopeptide repeat protein, with protein sequence MIKSRLSITGAILLALIFITSCGCESTPTGKPADSSSVEKPEDSGSKNEVEKPETQDDTVSEKPVPEDVVEEPTLVESLNELSDVEDTGKALALLEDADELTLEENILKAVLMISEGQFVKAREELDLLLEENPGNSDILYNQAILENAEGHFPQRDKIVSDILKSDPDHEGALLMKGTVDLAAKRYEDANKSFLRILKKNPDNFMALSGGGSAQMNMDKLESAIKLLDMAIKLEPEFAYLYVDRARAWKGLKNYGKSEDDYGRAIELEPNVEWHYLDRSRIRIQYFHNLEGAWEDLETLESLNPDNLFANIYKAGILDEWERYDEAEIYYEKVLAARPNYGYAHEPLAKYAYMNGDFVKAKNHFLLSYQFDDRDPLFALAAALCMEKTGDRKKAESLLKEVAPRVIRDSVEYEMFRYYLQPGSNFFITDKIAKESNEDLRSRMYFYLGARDDLNGLRKTALASYEMVEDSTGFFESDLAAWERNNP encoded by the coding sequence ATGATCAAGAGCAGACTCTCAATCACAGGGGCTATTCTGCTTGCCCTTATCTTTATTACTTCATGTGGATGTGAAAGTACTCCAACAGGTAAACCGGCAGATTCCTCTTCTGTTGAGAAACCTGAGGATTCAGGTTCAAAGAATGAAGTTGAAAAACCCGAAACACAGGACGATACTGTTTCTGAAAAACCGGTCCCGGAGGATGTGGTTGAAGAACCGACTCTTGTGGAATCCCTGAATGAACTCAGTGATGTTGAAGATACCGGAAAGGCTCTTGCCCTCCTCGAGGATGCTGATGAGCTGACCCTGGAAGAGAATATTCTTAAAGCTGTATTAATGATTTCTGAAGGACAGTTTGTCAAAGCCCGTGAGGAGCTTGATTTACTGCTTGAAGAGAATCCGGGGAATTCAGATATTCTTTACAATCAGGCAATTCTTGAAAACGCAGAGGGACACTTTCCTCAACGTGATAAAATTGTCTCTGATATCCTGAAATCTGATCCCGATCATGAGGGTGCTCTTCTTATGAAGGGGACCGTGGATCTGGCAGCCAAGCGCTATGAAGATGCAAATAAAAGCTTTCTCCGTATACTGAAAAAGAATCCTGATAATTTTATGGCTCTATCCGGCGGAGGTTCCGCACAGATGAATATGGATAAGCTGGAGTCCGCCATAAAACTTCTGGATATGGCTATCAAGCTGGAACCTGAGTTTGCCTATCTTTATGTGGATCGGGCACGTGCCTGGAAAGGACTCAAGAATTACGGTAAATCCGAAGATGATTACGGCAGAGCTATCGAGCTTGAACCCAATGTTGAGTGGCATTATCTGGACCGCTCCCGTATCCGTATTCAGTACTTTCATAATCTGGAAGGAGCCTGGGAGGATCTTGAGACACTGGAGTCTCTTAATCCGGACAACCTTTTTGCCAATATCTATAAGGCGGGGATTCTTGATGAGTGGGAACGGTATGATGAAGCAGAGATTTATTATGAAAAAGTTCTGGCTGCCCGTCCCAATTATGGTTATGCCCATGAACCATTGGCAAAGTATGCCTATATGAATGGTGATTTTGTAAAAGCAAAAAATCATTTTCTTCTGTCATATCAGTTTGATGACAGAGATCCTCTTTTCGCTCTTGCCGCCGCACTGTGTATGGAGAAAACGGGAGATCGAAAAAAAGCAGAATCTTTATTAAAGGAAGTAGCACCCCGAGTCATAAGAGACAGTGTGGAATATGAAATGTTCCGCTATTATCTCCAACCGGGATCCAACTTTTTTATAACAGATAAAATAGCAAAAGAAAGTAATGAAGACCTACGCAGCCGTATGTATTTCTATCTGGGTGCCAGAGATGACCTTAATGGTCTGAGAAAAACTGCACTGGCCAGTTATGAAATGGTTGAAGATTCGACCGGCTTTTTTGAGTCGGATCTGGCTGCCTGGGAAAGGAATAATCCATGA
- the pheS gene encoding phenylalanine--tRNA ligase subunit alpha, giving the protein MLQNLEDLKSEFSSALAEVKDRSSLVNLKADYLGKKGKLNDILKSLKDATPEVKKTLGMKSNQLKESILGEIDKTMTALELSEINEKLKKNWQDITFRSSIRDQGLSAAGYHPVSIIQREIEDIFTSMGFEILDGPYIEDDYHNFEALNIPDTHPARDMQDTFWFKDMKHLLRTHTSCIQARGMETRTPPFKFIGPGKVFRCEATDASHEAAFHQLEGMMVGKNISVANLIYFMKTLLSEIFRKDVNVRLRPGFFPFVEPGFELDIECLICGGKGCSVCKQSGWVELLPCGMVHPNVLKHGNIDPDEYNGFAFGLGLDRLVMMRYGIDDIRHLHSGNLSFGSQFKTY; this is encoded by the coding sequence ATGCTACAAAATCTGGAAGATCTTAAGAGCGAGTTTTCCTCGGCACTGGCAGAGGTTAAAGACCGTTCATCCCTGGTAAATCTGAAAGCGGATTATCTGGGAAAGAAAGGAAAGCTGAATGACATCCTTAAATCTCTGAAGGATGCCACTCCTGAAGTTAAAAAGACTCTGGGAATGAAATCAAATCAGCTGAAGGAATCCATCCTCGGAGAAATCGATAAAACGATGACCGCCCTGGAACTTTCCGAAATTAATGAAAAACTGAAAAAGAACTGGCAGGATATAACCTTCCGTTCTTCTATTCGTGACCAGGGCCTGAGTGCTGCCGGTTATCACCCTGTAAGCATCATTCAGAGAGAGATCGAAGATATTTTTACTTCCATGGGATTTGAGATTCTTGACGGACCTTATATCGAAGATGACTATCATAACTTCGAAGCCCTGAACATTCCGGATACACATCCTGCCAGAGATATGCAGGATACTTTCTGGTTCAAGGATATGAAGCACCTGCTGCGTACTCATACATCCTGTATCCAGGCGAGAGGTATGGAGACCCGGACTCCTCCGTTCAAGTTTATCGGCCCCGGTAAGGTATTCCGCTGTGAAGCAACTGACGCCTCCCATGAAGCGGCATTTCATCAGCTTGAAGGGATGATGGTGGGTAAGAATATCTCTGTCGCCAACCTGATCTACTTTATGAAAACCCTTCTTTCTGAAATTTTCAGAAAGGATGTAAATGTAAGACTCCGTCCCGGGTTTTTCCCCTTTGTAGAGCCGGGTTTTGAGCTGGATATTGAATGTCTTATCTGTGGCGGCAAAGGCTGCTCTGTCTGTAAACAGTCAGGATGGGTAGAGCTTCTTCCCTGCGGAATGGTACACCCCAATGTCCTCAAACATGGAAACATTGATCCTGATGAGTATAACGGTTTCGCCTTCGGTCTCGGACTGGACCGTCTTGTTATGATGCGTTACGGCATCGATGATATAAGGCATCTGCACAGCGGAAATCTTTCATTCGGTTCCCAATTCAAGACTTATTAG